The following are encoded in a window of Penicillium oxalicum strain HP7-1 chromosome II, whole genome shotgun sequence genomic DNA:
- a CDS encoding L-threo-3-deoxy-hexylosonate aldolase, whose translation MPLTPLRPGAYAPTMTFFDPETEDLDIPAIRRHAVRLAKAGLVGLITMGSNGEAVHLTRAERATVTRETRSALDEAGFTNVPVIAGASENSIRGTIELCKEVAEAGGEYTLILPPSYYRGAVGNDESIYEYFTAVADGSPIPIIMYNYPGAVAGIDMDSDLIIRISQHPNIVGTKFTCANTGKLTRVATALGAITPASPLAPAQRAAPSVSKPDAKHQYVAFGGIADFTLQTLISGGSAILAGGANVMPRLCVRVFNLWSEGRLTEAIEAQQQLSAADWVLTKSAIPGTKSAIQSYYGYGGYPRRPLARLSEAQAKEVADKIKSAMDVELSLKDVA comes from the coding sequence ATGCCTCTCACGCCTCTTCGTCCCGGCGCGTATGCGCCCACAATGACCTTCTTCGACCCCGAGACCGAGGATCTCGATATTCCCGCCATCCGTCGTCATGCGGTGCGGCTGGCCAAGGCCGGTCTGGTCGGCCTGATCACCATGGGCTCCAACGGTGAAGCGGTGCATCTCACCCGGGCAGAGCGTGCCACCGTCACGCGAGAGACTCGATCCGCTCTCGACGAGGCCGGTTTCACCAACGTTCCGGTCATTGCCGGCGCCAGCGAGAACAGTATCCGAGGCACCATCGAGCTGTGCAAGGAGGTCGCTGAAGCGGGTGGCGAATACACCCTCATTCTCCCTCCCAGCTACTACCGCGGTGCCGTGGGCAATGACGAGAGTATCTACGAATATTTTACCGCCGTGGCCGACGGCTCTCCCATCCCCATCATCATGTACAACTATCCCGGTGCCGTGGCCGGCATCGATATGGACTCGGACCTGATCATTCGCATCTCTCAGCACCCCAATATCGTTGGCACCAAGTTCACCTGCGCCAACACCGGCAAATTGACACGCGTGGCGACTGCTCTCGGCGCTATTACCCCGGCCTCCCCTCTGGCGCCGGCTCAGCGTGCCGCGCCTTCGGTCTCCAAGCCGGATGCGAAGCACCAGTACGTTGCCTTTGGCGGCATCGCCGACTTTACTTTGCAGACCTTGATCTCGGGCGGCTCAGCCATCTTGGCTGGTGGCGCGAACGTGATGCCTCGTCTGTGCGTGCGCGTCTTCAACCTGTGGTCGGAGGGACGTCTGACTGAAGCCATCGAGGCTCAGCAGCAACTGAGTGCCGCCGACTGGGTTCTCACCAAGTCCGCCATCCCCGGCACCAAGTCGGCAATTCAGTCCTACTATGGCTACGGTGGCTATCCCCGCCGTCCGCTTGCTCGTCTGAGTGAGGcacaggccaaggaggtcgCGGATAAGATCAAGAGTGCTATGGATGTGGAGCTTTCCTTGAAGGACGTAGCTtga